One Ranitomeya imitator isolate aRanImi1 chromosome 1, aRanImi1.pri, whole genome shotgun sequence DNA window includes the following coding sequences:
- the LOC138667939 gene encoding olfactory receptor 4E2-like, translated as MVLRNESSVAEFTLSGLSHSHESRVIFFAAFLVLYLMTLSGNMAIIIAVHIDSHLRSPMYFFLCNLSFLDICYSTVTIPKMLINIFSERRTISFNQCISQLFFLHLFGGTECFLLTVMAYDRYVAICNPLRYHIVMNHRFCFWLVAFSWFAGFLHSFTQAFLTYQLPFCGPNNINHFFCDVHPMAILACADTFIIDMFIIANSGMISLVCFVVLLFSYLGIITTILKIHSSEGRRKAFSTCASHLLVVTFFFGPCVFIYLRPPVNYSADKLISVLYTVLTPLLNPIIYTLRNQEVKNAIRIKMFSHFSTKIHIKVHQ; from the coding sequence ATGGTACTTAGGAATGAAAGTTCAGTGGCAGAGTTCACACTTAGCGGTCTATCCCACTCACATGAATCACGGGTTATTTTCTTTGCTGCTTTCCTGGTCCTATATTTAATGACTTTATCAGGAAACATGGCCATCATCATTGCAGTTCACATAGACTCACATCTACGTTCCCCTATGTACTTCTTCCTTTGTAACTTGTCTTTTCTGGACATATGCTACTCCACAGTGACCATACCGAAAATGCTTATTAACATATTTTCAGAAAGAAGGACAATCTCTTTTAACCAATGCATATCTCAGCTCTTCTTCCTCCATTTATTTGGTGGCACTGAGTGCTTCCTCCTTACTGTCATGGCTTATGACCGTTATGTGGCCATTTGTAACCCACTGCGGTATCACATAGTCATGAATCACAGGTTTTGCTTCTGGCTGGTGGCATTTAGTTGGTTTGCAGGTTTTCTGCACTCTTTCACTCAGGCATTCCTCACATATCAACTTCCGTTTTGTGGTCCAAACAACATCAACCACTTCTTCTGTGATGTTCATCCAATGGCCATTCTTGCCTGTGCTGACACATTTATTATAGATATGTTCATCATTGCCAACAGTGGAATGATTTCCCTTGTATGTTTTGTCGTTTTACTGTTTTCCTATCTTGGCATCATTACAACAATCCTAAAGATCCATTCATCAGAAGGGAGGCGCAAGGCTTTTTCTACCTGTGCGTCACATCTTTTGGTTGTTACATTCTTTTTCGGACCATGTGTATTTATCTATTTAAGACCTCCTGTGAACTATTCAGCAGATAAGTTAATATCTGTGCTGTACACGGTGTTGACTCCTTTATTAAATCCAATTATATACACATTACGAAACCAAGAAGTCAAAAATGCGATCAGAATTAAAATGTTTTCACATTTTTCAACCAAGATTCACATCAAAGTTCATCAATAA